Within the Serratia sp. UGAL515B_01 genome, the region CCAGTCAGCCTGGTTATCCCCCACAAGTGTTGGGTAAGCTGCGGGTAACATATCTTCTTGTAACCAGCCATTCTGGTTTTGATTTAACGGCACTGATGCGTACTTCAAATCTAACGTCCTTTTAAAAGTTTTACTCTAAAGGTGAACCTGAAAGGGTTATAAAGCTTTTGACCAGAATGAACCAGTAGATTCATTCAATGGTGAAAATTTTCAATTTAACTACCCGCCATCTCATGATGTGCTGAATATTATTCTGTTATTTTTGCAAATGTATGTTTAGTATCAAAATATACCTGTTGTCGTGCTATCGGGTGCGTTATTCGCTGCTTATTGGGTCCACCAAACGGTACGACTCACACTTGGCTTGCGCTCAAATGTCCGCCAGTGGTAGGCGCATGAAGTTAAGGGACATAGCCTAGAAGTCACACTTTTGTGATTTTCCCTTCGGGCTGCCGCTTTGTGGCATTCAAATTGGTTCCTGACTGATTTGTCGTTCAGTTTCCGCATTCATGTAGCTCGAATTATTTAGGGCATAAATGAATGGCTGAGAAATACAAAAAAGGAATTTTTCTATGTCACAGATGTTAGCACTTTTGATTGTCATGGCAATTTTGTACTTTGGGGATGCCGTATCCGTGCGAACCAGAGCATGGATACCTTCTGTATTTGTTTGCGCAGTGCTGTTTCTGTTGGGGTACTGGACGTTCTTCCCGAAAGATATTGTCAGTGTTGCTGGCATCACGCCGGTGGTTGCCGGGATGTTGATGTATCTGCTTATCACCAATATGGGGACATTGCTTTCTGTGTCGGAACTGATGCGGCAATGGAAGACGATTATTATTTCGCTGGCGGGCGTGTGCGGCATTACCGTAGCCGTGTTTGCTGCCTGTATGCTGTTATTTGATATGAATACGGCCATTGTCACCGTTCCTCCGTTGGTTGGTGGGATTGTATCTGCGATTATCATGTCGAAAGGGGCTGCAAGTGCTGGGCTGGTTGATCTCTCTGTTTTTGCCATCCTGCTCTATGTCATGCAAGGCTTTGCCGGTTACCCGCTGACTGCCATTATGTTGCAACGGGAAGGTAAACGCGTTCTGCAAAAATATCGCCAAGGTGAATGGCGCGAGTCGGTGGCGCAGCTTCCCGAAGATAAGGAGGAAACCACGATCGCGGCTGAAGAAAAAATGCCGCGCATGTTTAACTCCATCCCTGCTCAATATAACACCAGCTATTTCAAGTTCCTGCGTTTGGCGTTGGTGGCCTATCTTGCCTATCTGGCATCACATTGGCTCGCACCGGTGATAACCATCAGTCCATTCGTACTCTGTCTGCTGTTTGGGGTGGTGGCGGCCACACTTGGCTTTCTCGAGAAACACCCCCTGCAGAAAGCCAATGGTTTTGGTTTCGCAGTGATGGGGTTGATGCTATTCATCTTTGATACGCTGAATAGGGCAACGCCGGAAATGTTGCTACGGCTGGTATACCCGATGGTTGTCCTGATTATCGTCGCGGTAGTGGGAATGTTTGTTATCTCATGGCTAGTGGGGAGGCTACTGGGCGTTAGTATGGAAATGGCGTTTGCCATCTCCCTGACGGCAATGTATGGATTTCCAGCAGATTACATTATTACTCAGGAAGCGATTAGCGCGCTTACCGAGGACGACAAAGAGCGTGAGATCCTGACACACCATATGCTTGCACCGATGCTAGTCGGCGGTTTTATTTCAGTCACTATGGTTTCCGTCGTGTTGGCGGGGATCATGGTGGGCTATATCACCCCCATTTCAGGATAAACCATGACTTATGCGGATACAGGGTGCATTCAACAGCATCTTGAGAAAATCGCTTAGGCAGTGCCTTTTTAAAAGGCGACTGATGTCACTTTTCAAACAGTAAATGAAATCACGGAGGCAACCTGTTATGACCAATAATGCCATTGCGCAATCTGTTCATGCCCATGTAGAAACGATGATTGCGTTTCGCCGCGATCTGCATGCTCACCCGGAGCTGCCCTGGGAAGAGGTGCGCACGACGCAAAAAGTGGCACAAGCGCTGGAGGAGATCGGCATTCCTTATCGCCTGACTACCCCTACCGGAGTGATAGCCGAGATTGTTGGTGGGCAATCAGGAAAGACCGTGGCACTGCGTGCCGATATGGATGCACTGCCGGTGCAGGAACTGAACGACACATTAAGTTATAAATCAAAAGCTGAGGGAAAAATGCACGCCTGCGGGCACGACGCGCATACGGCGATGCTACTGACGGCCGCTAAGGTACTGTATGAAAACAGAGCCAGCCTGCGCGGCAACGTACGGCTGATTTTCCAACCTGCGGAAGAGATTGCCGAAGGGGCTCGTGAGATGGTGAAACAGGGGGCGATTGAGGGTGTGGATAATGTGTTTGGTATGCATATCTGGACTACCAGCCCTTCAGGCAAGATTTCTTGTAACGCAGGTTCCAGCTTTGCTTCTGCCGATTTACTCAAAGTAAAGTTTAGAGGGCGGGGTGGTCATGGCTCGATGCCGGAAGCTTGTGTGGATGCTGCTGTTGTGGCCTCGGCTTTTGTGATGAATGTGCAAGCGGTCGTGTCTCGTGAAACATCCCCTCTGGAATCTGCGGTGGTGACGATTGGGCGCATGGAAGTGGGTACTCGCTTTAACGTCATCGCTGAGAATGCCGCATTAGATGGCACAGTACGCTGTTTTAATGTGGCAACACGTGAGCGTATCAAAGCTGCGATTGAGCGTTACGCCCACCATACTGCCGCTATTTACGGTGCCAGTGCCGAAGTGGAGTACAGTTACGGCACTCTTCCAGTGATCAACGAAGAGCGTAGCGCACGGTTAGCGCAGTCTGTAGTGCGTTCTGCCTTTGGTGAAGAGGTATTGTTTGCTGAAAAACCGACTACCGGTGGCGAGGATTTTAGCTTCTATATTGAAAATATCCCCGGTTGCTTTGCCTTACTGGGATGTGGTAACCCAGAGAAAGGAACCGACTGGGCGCATCATCATGGCTGTTTCAATATTGACGAAGACGTTATGGTAAAAGGGGCGGAGCTGTATGCCCAGTATGCTTGGAGCTATCTGCAACAGGATGAGTTCTAGGCTGTGTCCCTTAACTGTCTGTGGTGCCGTCGCAGACCCAAAAGTCCATCATCACTAACCTGTGGAGGGAAATACACTGGATTTTCAGTCATTGGTCTAATACGTGGACTGAGCGGTTGGAATGGCAGGGGGAGTGGCTGGGGCTTTGCCTCACCAGACAGCGATTATGATGTGCGCTTTTTGTATGTGCACCGGCCAGAGTGGTATCTACGGGTGGAGCCTCAGCGGGATGTGATAGAGCTACCCATCGATGGTGAACTGGATGTCTGTGGTTGGGAATGGCGCAAAGCGCTTGGTCTGTTGAAACGCGCTAACCCGACGTTAATCGAGCGGTTGGATTCACCGGTGGTATACCAGGAAACTCCTGAGGCCATTGCTGCGCTGCGTAACCTCGTTCCTGAATGGTTTTCCCCACAGCGTGCTCGCTGGCACTATCTGTCTATGGCGCGGAAAAACTTTCGTGGTTATCTGCAAAGCGAACAGGTGCGGTTGAAGAAATATTTCTACGTATTACGCCCGCTGCTGGCAGTGCGCTGGATCGAGGCAGGCAAAGGCACGCCGCCGATGCGTTTTGAGCAATTGTTGGCCGAAACAGTGAAAAACCCCCTTTTGTTGGCAGAAATCGACGCGCTATTGGTCGTGAAACAGCGAGCAGGAGAGGCGGAGTATGGGCCTCGTAGGGAGGCTATCCACGCGTTTATCACGCAGGAACTGGCATCAGATAGTCAACAAACGGCTTTGCCGCATAAGCTTGCACGTAGCAGCAGATCGCTGGACGAACTGCTCTATCGCACCGTGATGGCGTGATCAACCGGGGAAAGGAATTTTCCCCGGCAGTATTAAGAGTAAAATAGGGTGTTGAGATTTAAACGAGCGTAAGTATGACGTTTGGCTGCGCATCAACTTATTGTGTCAATGCCCTTGGTTTGCTTGCTCGGTTTGTAGCTTTTGTAGCACATCATACAAGCGTTTCTTTGATTCATCAGGCAGAGCCATCAGCTCGATCCGAGCGGCAGCAGAAGGGATCACGCCAAGGGGGGCGGCAACAAATAACCAGTTAATAAGGTGAAAGATGCCTTGCCAACCGTTGATCGCATAGTCTTGTACATCGATCATACGCGGTGTCCGTAATGTGAAGCACTCTTTCAATGCTTGATAAGAATCGGGTTTCGGTGCCGCGGTGGCATCGCGCCAAAATTCGGTATCTTGTCGTGGGCAATCATAATGCATGCGCAGAAAATCGCGGATACCTGCCCAACACTTGGCATTAGCCTGATTAAAGTCTGTGACCGCTGCCTCGGAGATCACACCTTGGCTTTGGGTAAGCACACGTTCAAAATTGCGCAGTTGCTCCAGCATTTGCCCAATAGAAGTGGCTTCAAGTGGTTCAACAAAACCTGATGCTAGCCCTAGGGCCATAATATTGCCAACCCATACCTGCTCGAAGTGCCCAGGGGTAAAACGCAGCGTTTTCATCGGATTGATGGCAAAGCCCAGCGTGCGTTCAATTTCGTCTAACGCTTGTTGTTCGTCGATATGCGCACTACTGAAAACATAGCCAGCCCCTACGCGTTCGACTAACGGTATTTGCCACATCCAGCCTGCATTCATTGCTAATGCTCGCGTCAGCAACGCTGGGTTTGGTGCCGGATGCGCCATATGGAAAGGAATGGCGCGATCTAGCAGCAGATAAGGCGAAAAAGAGTGCCAACGGGTTTCCAACTGTTTACCCACCACCAGACGGGCCAATCCGGACGCGTCGATCAGAAAGTCGATGTCTAACCGTCCGTCTGATAAATGTAAAGCTGTCGCATGCCGTTGTTCATTGAGTTGTACATCCATCACTTTCGCTCGCCGATGGATCACTCCGCGCGACACGGCAATTTTCTCCAGGTATTTCGCCACTCGGTGGCTGTCAAAGTGATAGGAAGCAGAAAGACCAGAAGCTGCGTCGGCCAACATGGATGTTGCTTGTTGCTGCGAGGCATTCTCCGCAATAACTTTAAAGCCAGGAACCAGCAAGTGTAGCGGGATATTTTGTTCAATAAGGGCGGAAAATAACGGATAGATCCCCTGTTCATACCAGTCAGTTGCAGCAATTCCTGGCTTGGCAAACAGATGATAGTAATGGTCGTTTTTGCTGCCATCGCGCCAGCCTTGATACACAAACCCCAGTTTGTAGGCAGCACCGGTTTCCTGGACAAACTCATCAATCGGGATTTGGTTTTGCTGCAAAGCTTGCACTAGATTGAGTAGCCCCCCCTCACCGACACCGATAATACCGATATCAGGTGATTCAACCAGTATGACTTCCACTTTAGGGCTAAAGATGCGACGCAGCGTCAGAGCAGCGAACCAGCCAGCAGTTCCTCCGCCAATAATCGCTACGCGGTTGATACCACGCAGATTAATCATGATGACAACTCCTTTGTGGGGGGCAAAAGCCCCCCAATTAAAGTTATTTCACTACTAGGTCACTATGATCTGATGGTTAGCCAAGAGTGTTGCCAGATCCGTATTCACATCGTTCAATGTGACTATTACGGTTGGACTGTAACTGCTACCAGCGCCATCGCGGTCAATGCTAAACAGAGTATTGCTACCTGAGGTGGTCACCGTCAGGAAACTGCCAATATTATCACCGCTATCTATGGTGGCGATGCCGTTGATATAGTGAGCCTGACCATCCGCATCGGCAGTGTAGCCAATCAGCAATTTACTGATATCAATACGATCAACATTAACCGTTGCCTCATAGGTGCCAATCTTGAAGCCGTTGACCGTATCGCTACCGTTACCGCCGGTGGCATCCAGATTGTTAAGCACGTTATACAACAGAGTATCTTTGCCTCCGTGTGTCAGGTTAAAGGTATCGTTGCCACCACGCCCTTCAAACTGGTTATTAGCGCTGTTGTCGGTAAAGGTATCATTACCGGAACCGCCCGCTAGCCCTTCGATATTTTTGAAGGTTGCTGTGTTATAACCTGTCGCCTGCGCCGAGGTGTTGCTCAGGTCAATGGTCAACGCCGTGCTGCCGGCCAGATTGTAGTCAACGATATCCATACCGCCGGTATTGCTCCAGATTTTCTGCCCGGAAATGCTTTCTGTACCGCCACCACCAGAGTAAATATCATTACCTTGTGTGGCGAAGAAGGTATCATTATAGCCGGTGCCGACGATACCGTTACCCGCATTGGCATTGGCCACATTGGTACTGGATTCTGCTGTCAGTACATAAGCGCTGTTTGCCTCACCGGCTTTGAAGCCGGTCCAGGTCGTGTTGACATTCTCGATGGTATTTACCCCCACCGTACTGATGCCACCGACATCGGAGGAGACGCCATTAACGTTGCGCAGCAGTACCAGACTATAGGTTTCACTACTGCTAAGACCATAGAAGTCTACCAGTGCCGAGCTGTCGTTGGTCTGTAGACCCGACTGCGGGTTGATAATTTGCGTTGCGACAACCACGCCGGCAGAGTTAACCAACTGTATGGTATTACCATAGAACACGTTGATACCATTGGCATCCACTAACCGGAAGTGCAGACTGATCCCGGCAGCAATGGTGTTAGGATTGCTGATATAGCCGGTTGAACTACCGAAGTACAACAGGTCTTTCGAACCATTCCAGTCCAGATCCAGCGCCAGTACCCCAGTGGTGTTGGCAGAAGCGTAGCTGACCAGTGTTGAGGTGGTGAAGCTGCCGCTGCCATTGTTGGTATACAGGTTGATCGGATTTGTACCGGTACTGTCAAAGCGAGGTAGCTCGATAACATCCATGCGCCCATCGCCATTCCAGTCTACGGCGATTGAAGGGCCACCCGCGAGAGTATCTCCCAGATAGGTTGTCGCGAAGGGGCCAGTGGTGGAGCTAACCAGCGTACCGGCATTGTTATAAAGGATTCGGCTGATATTCGAATCCACGGCGGTTCCCGCCGCATTAGTATGACCACGCCCTAGGAACAGGTCTAGATAGCCATCGCCGTTAAAATCGGCCCAAGTCATTGACGAGGTATAGGAGGTTAAACTTTCCTCATTAACGAACACGTTATCGATGACCTGCGAACTGGCCAGTGCCCCATTACCGCTGTTTTGCGCCACCACCAGACGGTAGGCATCACCGCTGGTTGTAGTTTTAGCGGTGGTCAGATAGTTGCTGTCATTTGTTGCGTGGTAAACAATATCTACCGTACCGTCGTTATTGATATCGACTCCGGATACTTCTTTATCCGGCTGGGCGTTGCTAGTGTTGGTTGGGGCGGGTGTGCCTGTATTGGTGAAGACATAGTTGCCATCTTTGATAAAACCTGCAACGGTGCCGTCAACGTTTCTAACAAATTGGGTATCGTAGCCACCTGATGCTTCTGAGTCGTCTGGCGTGTTATCGCCATAGACCACATCAACATAGCCGTCACCGGTTTTATCATAGGCTACTACGCTGCCATACCAAGAGTAGACTATCGCGCTGCTATTGCCGCTGCCCCCTACAAGTTGGAACCCGGTATAGGTGGTTCCGTTATAGGTCCAACTGGTTTGTCCATTGGCGAAGTCCTGATCGATACCGTAGATATCCATATAACCGTCACGGTTGTAGTCAACAAAGGTGACGCTTTGCGTATTTTGACCCGAGATGGAGATGGACTGGCTAGAGTAGCTACCGAGCGTACCGTTGGTGCTCCCGACGCTGTCATAGATAGTGTCGTTGGAGAACAGGCGCCAAACACCGTTTTCGCCAACCGTCATCGCCGTCGCCTTGTTGGTGGCACTACCTGAACCACCAAAGGTCACGCTGACCGGTGCGGTGATAACCAATTCACTGGACGAGATATCGTAACCGGTAATGGCTCCGCTGCTGTTGATAATCGCCGTCGAGACTTCATAAGTACCCGTTGCCAAGGCGTTACCGCCAGTCACCTGTAGATACCAGGTATTATTCAATGGATCGACTACCACATCACCAGTGGCCGAATTGTAGGTGACGCCATTGACCCGTACCTCAAGGTAGGAACCGGCAGCCAGTGCCGAAGGTATAATGCCGCTGATAATTGGCGTAGTATCGCTGGTGCTCTGGCTATTGATTGTCACCGTATCAAACGAAGTGACAGGGGTCGCGTGCAGCAACTGGTTATTGGCTAACAGGGTTGGCAGGTCGGTGACGACACCGTTGAGCGTGAGCAACGTATGCCCGCTTGAGAAGTCGCCGGTTCCCTGAGTATCAACACTGATAGTGGTATTCACGCCATTATTACTGACTTGCAGATAGTTGTTCAGCCCCTGAGAAGCCAGGTCGAGCACATACTTGCCGGTCGTCGCATCCAGATAAACATGAGACGTACCGGTGTAGTTTTTCAACAGTGAGGTCAGGTCGATAATATCTGACGAGGCGACGCTTGGGACATTGCCGACGGTAAAGCCGTTGACAGTATCACTGCCGTTGCCGCCAGTCGCATTGCCAGCGCTAAGCATGTTGTAAATCAGTGTGGTGTGTCCACCACCGGTGACGGTAAAGGTATCATTCCCACCACGTCCTTCAAGTACGTTATCAACGCCGGCGGTAGTACTGGCTGTGAAGTTATCGTTACCACTGCTACCTACCAGGCTTTCAATACCGGTAAATGTTGCGGTGTTGAAACCGGTATTCTGCGACGTTGCCGTGTTTAGGTTGACGGTTACGCCAGTGCTACCCGCCAGTTTGAAGTCCACAGTATCTTCGCCACCGGACGCACTCCAGACCGGAGCCGAGTAGTGACCGCCAGTCCAACCGCCTGCACCGTTATAAGTATCCGTCCCCGCTGTCGCGAAGAAGGTATCGTTATAACCGGTGCCAACAAAGTTACCGTTCGCACTGTTGCCGCTAGACTCGGCAGAAAGCACATAGGAACGAGTGGCGTCACCGGCAGTTAGGCCAGTCCAAGTGGTGTTGATATTTTCAACGCTAACACTGCCTAGGGTAGCAGCACCACCCACGTCACTGGAAACACCACCAACGCTGCGAATCAACACAGCGGTATAGGTATTGCTCGCGTTAAGCCCGTAAAAATTGACGATGGCAGTGCTGTCGTTGGCCATTAAGCCCGATTGCGCGTTGATAATTTGTGAGGCGACTAACGCACCTGTCTGGTCGTATAGCTGTACGGTATTGCCGTAGTAAACGTTCAGACCATTAGGATCGAGGATCCTCAGGTGTAGGCTGGTGTTGGCTGCCACTGTGTTGGTATTCTGGATAAATACCGGTGATCCTCCGTTGCGGTAAAGCAGGACATCGACCGCGCCGTCCCAGTTATAGTCGACGGCCAAGGCACCGTTAATGGTGTTATAAGTAGTAGCACCGGTTAACGATACCCCTGCGTTGAACAGCCCTCCGCCCTGATTTTGGTACCAGACCGGTGAACTGGCAACGATATAAGCAGGTACTTCAATCACGTCCATCTTGCCATCGTGGTTCCAGTCGATAGCAAGTGAGGCACCACCCTGCAGAGTGTCTGAGAAATAGGTCGCAGAACCGCCAGCGGTGCCCGCACTGGTGCCAAACGCGCCAGTACCGTTGTTCCAGTAGATGCGGCTGGCATTGCTGTCGGCGGTATTGCTCACATTACGCCCGGTATTCAGGTACAGATCCATATAACCATCACCGTTAAAATCAGCCCAGGTCATTGAGATCGGTGCGTTGGTATTACCTGCAGATGGTGTGTTGAACACCCCGGCAATCGTGGTCAACGAGAAGGTATTTACCGTTGTTTGGTCGTTCTTAAATGTGGTTAACGCGAAGTTACCGTTGCCGTCGGTATGTTCAACGATATCCACCGTACCATTGTTGTTGAGGTCGACACCTGAAACTTCGGCGAAACTGTCAAGTGTCACGCCTGTGGGGCGTCCAGCGGACGTCCCGTTCATAAAGCCCAGCGTACCGCTGGCATTGGTGACGAAGGTGATAGAATCACCAAAGTTATCGCCATAGGCGAAATCCAGATAGCCGTCACCGGTCTTGTCGTACGCCACGACCGCCCCGTAGTAGAGCGAACCATTCAATGTGCTGCGGGTATAAGTCGTGCCATTTGCAGTTGTCCAGTAATCCTGGTTACCGGCAGAGGTGCCTACAGTGACGACTGCGGCATAGCCGGTTCTCTGGAAGTCGGCAAATGTGGCACTGACCACCACACCGTTGGCACCCGTGAAGGTGATCGGTGTATAAGCTGTCAGGCTGGTTCCATTGTAGATTGCAGGTTGAAACGAACCTGACACGCTCTGCATGAATGACCATTGACCGCTGCTGTTGAGCGTAGCCGTTGCACCGCCGTCCAGATATTCCCCATAGGTACCCGTGCTCCCCCAGGTCGTGTTGCTTGCGCTGGCATTGTCTGCCGCGACCACGTTGATATCAGTGACCCCAGACAGACGGGTACGGTTACCTGCGCTATCGACCTGCATAAAGGCAAGGTGGTAGTTACCAGACAGGCCGCTGGCGCTGATAGACCAACTGCCGTCTGCTGCAACGGTGGTGGTGGCCAGAATGCTATCAATCCCCTCCGAGTAGATGCCATCGCTATTGACGTCATTGACCAACGCCAGTCTGGCCCCGGCTTCGCCGTTGCGGCTATTCACACTACTAAAGGTCAGTGAGGTATTGGTGGTGATGCGATCTCCTAGAACGCCGCTATCATAAGCAGAAGTGAGGATTGGGGCGATAATGCCGTCCGTTGGGGCGACGGTGTCTACCGTCACCACCTGGCTAGCGGTGGCAGCAGCAATATTCCCCGCAGCATCGATGGCACGAACTTGATAGGTTACTGCACTGGTTCGTGCAGTCGAGTCTGTATAACTCCAGATTTTCGTGACATTGTTGAACGTTACGTTAGCCCACGTCACTCCACCATCGCTGCTGATCTGCAGAGTTTCAGCGCCTACCAGCGTTCCGCTATAGGTACCACTTACGGTAAGTAACGTATCGCGGGTGGTAAAGTCACTGTTTACTGCACTGTTGGTGGTGCTTGTGGTTCCTGTAGTCAGCGCTGATGAGGTATCCGTTGTCACCGCCGTGAGTGCAATAGCCGTCACTGCCGGTGCGGTAACATCAATCGTCACGGCTTGGGTAGCCGTTGAACCCGCATTGCCAGCCGCATCCACGACTCTGGCGACAAAGGTATAGCTGCCTGAAGCCAGCGTGTTTCCACTATTATCGAAGGCATAAGTATTACCGCTGACCAACGTGGCGTCATTCCAGGTTGAACCATTGTTCAGGCTAATTTGTACTTTCTCACCGCTGTTTAAGGTGCCAGTCAGCGTTGCGCTGATAACCAATGTTTGGTCGTTGGTTAGATAGTCACCACTGGTACCAGAATCGGTGGTAATTGCACTGATAGCGGCGGTTGAAGTCGGTGCACTGGTATCGACCACCACGGTTTGGCTGGCACTTTGACCAACGTTACCGGCGGTATCAACCACTCTGACCAGGACGTTATAACTGCCATCAGCTAATACATTGCCGGTATTGTTATAGTTCCAGGTAGTGCCGACGGTTGTTGCATCCACCCAGGTAGTGCCGCCGTTCAGGCTGATTTGTACTTTATCGCCGCTGGCCAGGGTCGTACCCAAGTTACCGCTGAATACCAGCGTGTTATCACTGGTATTGAAGTCGCTGCTGCTGGTGCCGGTATCTGTGGTAATCGCACTGATCGTGATGGTTTCGCTGGCGCTGGGGCCAGTCGTGTCAATAATCAGGCTTTGGTTGGCGGTAGCACCGAAATTACCCGCGGTATCTATTACCCTGACTTTAAGATTGTAGGTACCGTCAGTCATGGTTTGCGCGGTATTATCGTAGCTCCAGGTTGTGCCACTGACGCTAGCAAATGTCCAGGTTGCTCCTCCATCCAAACTTATCTGCACCCCTTCATCTGCGATAAGGGCCGCCCCTAATGTACCGCTGAAGATCAAGGTGTTGTCATTGGTATTGAAGTCAGAAGCGCTACTACCGGTATCGTTTGTGACGGCAGTGATAGCGATAGTCGTACTGGCACTCGGAGCAAGGGTATCAATAAC harbors:
- a CDS encoding nucleotidyltransferase domain-containing protein; the encoded protein is MSLNCLWCRRRPKSPSSLTCGGKYTGFSVIGLIRGLSGWNGRGSGWGFASPDSDYDVRFLYVHRPEWYLRVEPQRDVIELPIDGELDVCGWEWRKALGLLKRANPTLIERLDSPVVYQETPEAIAALRNLVPEWFSPQRARWHYLSMARKNFRGYLQSEQVRLKKYFYVLRPLLAVRWIEAGKGTPPMRFEQLLAETVKNPLLLAEIDALLVVKQRAGEAEYGPRREAIHAFITQELASDSQQTALPHKLARSSRSLDELLYRTVMA
- a CDS encoding amidohydrolase, encoding MTNNAIAQSVHAHVETMIAFRRDLHAHPELPWEEVRTTQKVAQALEEIGIPYRLTTPTGVIAEIVGGQSGKTVALRADMDALPVQELNDTLSYKSKAEGKMHACGHDAHTAMLLTAAKVLYENRASLRGNVRLIFQPAEEIAEGAREMVKQGAIEGVDNVFGMHIWTTSPSGKISCNAGSSFASADLLKVKFRGRGGHGSMPEACVDAAVVASAFVMNVQAVVSRETSPLESAVVTIGRMEVGTRFNVIAENAALDGTVRCFNVATRERIKAAIERYAHHTAAIYGASAEVEYSYGTLPVINEERSARLAQSVVRSAFGEEVLFAEKPTTGGEDFSFYIENIPGCFALLGCGNPEKGTDWAHHHGCFNIDEDVMVKGAELYAQYAWSYLQQDEF
- a CDS encoding tryptophan halogenase family protein, whose protein sequence is MINLRGINRVAIIGGGTAGWFAALTLRRIFSPKVEVILVESPDIGIIGVGEGGLLNLVQALQQNQIPIDEFVQETGAAYKLGFVYQGWRDGSKNDHYYHLFAKPGIAATDWYEQGIYPLFSALIEQNIPLHLLVPGFKVIAENASQQQATSMLADAASGLSASYHFDSHRVAKYLEKIAVSRGVIHRRAKVMDVQLNEQRHATALHLSDGRLDIDFLIDASGLARLVVGKQLETRWHSFSPYLLLDRAIPFHMAHPAPNPALLTRALAMNAGWMWQIPLVERVGAGYVFSSAHIDEQQALDEIERTLGFAINPMKTLRFTPGHFEQVWVGNIMALGLASGFVEPLEATSIGQMLEQLRNFERVLTQSQGVISEAAVTDFNQANAKCWAGIRDFLRMHYDCPRQDTEFWRDATAAPKPDSYQALKECFTLRTPRMIDVQDYAINGWQGIFHLINWLFVAAPLGVIPSAAARIELMALPDESKKRLYDVLQKLQTEQANQGH